A genomic stretch from Neodiprion fabricii isolate iyNeoFabr1 chromosome 3, iyNeoFabr1.1, whole genome shotgun sequence includes:
- the LOC124177472 gene encoding putative sodium-coupled neutral amino acid transporter 10, producing the protein MMTNLSHVMTLANSVIGVSVLAMPFCFKQCGIVLAVLMLFLSSILSKLACHFLVKSAVMSRRRNFEFLAFHAFGRTGKFLAELFIIGFLMGTCIAFFVVVGDLGPEIVGKLIDKTPEDIRSSLLVTMGVFIILPLGLLRNVDSLSSICTVTIGFYLCLVLKVMTESMTHIFATDWYDKVFYWRPYGILQCLPIFSMALFCQTQLFEIYETIPNVSLEKMNRVVDNALNICTTVYVFVGFFGYVAFCTLPFTGNILMSFEPSLSSDVIKIGFVLSVAFSFPLVIFPCRASLNSLLFRWAQSHDTSNNYIPEARFKCLTFTIVGVSLVIGILIPNIEFVLGLVGSTIGVMICLMFPAAFFISISSKNTSERLMAQIILFVGVWIMILGTYANLYAIEESANIKVVTPVASFNRLNNIPIDFIKDRDVQVVPPIAKINDISNIIDAPEFKPFEAEKSQDKGSKEDVRQEPPIPVERAVVNEKLTLETKKPDINLIPTLAPVLQEMAEKLEKLDQNKNENLEDRDKKEKKGMVASSVEKKIGDAEMKEKRDPVVQKVDNYVNSDAIKKEEAELAEDTKLAAPSEVEKLKKTLEMHKLEQRQLLEEQKKIIGNLNQRKQELEREKKEKEAMKKKEKEVELDKSIDADTPIGAKNNNLIIKDVEKNVQPEKVVSVDGQSNKNTKKDKLRDTEANNVEFAVDGDGKQYAEKDLFNTVGGETDKKLRGPILSALTKQTPNSSNANNIPADVNHDNIISPETNVVNIEPGKPNPSNSGVQTLYDNKKKIPVPIALVMSEKTRVNGVNEERTLSKKQNENLEIRRDILESPDRKKRDIDEGIVIKSDVLPVILEAEKIESFLNKVAQTDDKQECAKTDGSLQDANKKVTNQKEGGNPEKPTSTESLLIKTNSYLSDQSLVNENSLVNSFDLRENFDKTNERNLRPASTNNGDSK; encoded by the exons ATGATGACTAACCTATCGCATGTAATGACGCTGGCGAACAGCGTCATCGGCGTCAGTGTTCTTGCAATGCCGTTCTGCTTTAAGCAGTGCGGCATCGTTCTCGCGGTACTGATGCTATTTTTGAGCAGCATTTTGTCCAAGTTGGCTTGCCACTTCCTTGTTAAATCCGCAGTCATGTCGCGCAGGCGGAACTTCGAGTTTCTCGCCTTTCACGCGTTCGGTAGGACCGGAAAATTCCTAGCCGAATTGTTCATCATCGGCTTTCTCATGGGCACCTGCATAGCGTTTTTTGTTGTCGTCGGAGACCTCGGACCTGAAATCGTCGGAAAACTTATCGACAAAACGCCGGAGGATATCAGGTCCAGTCTTTTAGTCACAATGGGTGTTTTCATCATCCTACCTCTTGGACTGCTCAGAAACGTCGATAGCTTGTCAAGCATTTGCACCGTCACCATTGGCTTCTACCTCTGCCTTGTTTTGAAG GTGATGACTGAATCCATGACGCATATTTTTGCTACCGACTGGTACGATAAAGTGTTTTATTGGCGTCCGTACGGCATTTTACAATGTCTACCAATATTTTCCATGGCTTTATTCTGCCAGACGCAATTGTTTGAGATTTATGAAACAATTCCAAATGTCTCTCTTGAAAAGATGAATCGGGTCGTAGACAATGCACTGAATATCTGCACCACTGTCTATGTTTTTGTTGGATTTTTTGGGTACGTGGCTTTCTGCACTCTTCCGTTCACAG GAAATATATTGATGAGTTTTGAACCGAGTTTATCGTCagatgtgataaaaattggcTTCGTACTGTCAGTCGCATTTAGTTTTCCACTTGTTATTTTTCCATGCAGAGCGAGTCTGAATTCTCTATTATTTCGTTGG GCTCAATCCCACGATACATCAAACAACTACATTCCAGAAGCTCGATTCAAGTGTCTCACTTTCACGATAGTTGGAGTTTCTCTGGTAATCGGAATTTTGATTCCAAACATTGAATTTGTACTAGGACTGGTGGGATCGACGATCGGAGTGATGATTTGTCTCATGTTTCCTGCCGCGTTCTTCATTTCCATCAGCAGTAAAAATACCAGCGAAAGATTGATGGCTCAG ATTATTCTTTTCGTAGGCGTGTGGATAATGATCTTGGGCACTTATGCGAATCTTTACGCTATAGAGGAATCTGCTAATATCAAAGTCGTGACCCCGGTAGCTTCCTTCAACCGATTAAACAACATTCCAATTGATTTTATCAAAGATCGGGATGTTCAAGTCGTCCCACcaattgcaaaaataaatgatatttcaaatatcattGATG CACCTGAATTCAAACCATTTGAAGCAGAAAAGTCTCAAGACAAAGGTTCAAAGGAAGACGTACGTCAAGAACCGCCAATTCCAGTTGAAAGAGCTGTGGTTAATGAGAAATTGACTttagaaacgaaaaaaccTGACATTAACTTGATTCCCACGCTTGCTCCCGTGTTGCAAGAGATGGCTGAAAAGTTAGAGAAGTTGGatcagaataaaaatgaaaatcttgaGGATAGAgacaagaaagagaaaaaaggtaTGGTCGCGTCAAgtgtggaaaagaaaatcggaGATgctgaaatgaaagaaaagagagaccCTGTTGTGCAGAAAGTCGATAATTACGTTAATTCTGACGCTATAAAAAAGGAGGAAGCCGAGTTGGCAGAGGACACGAAATTGGCAGCCCCATCGGAGgttgaaaagttgaagaaaacatTGGAGATGCATAAACTCGAACAAAGACAATTACTcgaggaacaaaaaaagattataGGCAATTTAAATCAACGTAAACAAGAGCTTGagagggaaaagaaagaaaaagaggcaatgaaaaaaaaagaaaaggaagtaGAGCTTGACAAGAGTATCGATGCTGATACTCCAATTGGtgctaaaaataataatttaattatcaaAGATGTGGAGAAAAATGTACAGCCAGAGAAAGTCGTTTCTGTTGATGGACAGAGCAATAAGAATACAAAGAAGGATAAGTTAAGGGATACCGAAGCTAATAATGTAGAATTTGCGGTAGATGGTGATGGAAAGCAATATGCAGAGAAAGATTTATTCAATACTGTTGGAGGTGaaactgataaaaaattgCGTGGGCCGATTCTTAGTGCATTAACAAAGCAAACCCCGAATTCGAGTAACGCAAATAACATTCCTGCAGATGTAAATCACGACAATATCATTTCACCTGAAACGAACGTCGTGAATATAGAGCCTGGTAAACCAAATCCATCCAACAGTGGTGTACAAACATTGTacgataataaaaagaaaattccagTTCCGATTGCTCTAGTTATGAGTGAGAAAACTAGGGTGAATGGAGTAAACGAAGAACGAACGCtctcaaaaaaacaaaatgaaaatctcgAGATCAGGCGAGATATTCTTGAGAGTCCAGACAGAAAAAAACGAGATATTGATGAGGGTATTGTAATCAAATCGGATGTATTGCCTGTGATCTTAGAAGCAGAGAAGATCGAGTCTTTCTTGAACAAAGTTGCACAGACAGATGATAAACAAGAGTGTGCTAAAACGGATGGCTCTCTGCAAGAcgcaaataaaaaagttactAATCAAAAGGAAGGTGGAAATCCTGAGAAACCAACATCGACAGAgtcattattaattaaaacgAATTCCTACTTGTCTGATCAGAGCCtggtgaatgaaaattcattagtCAATAGTTTTGATCTGCGAGAAAACTTCGACAAGACTAATGAGAGAAACCTGAGACCTGCCAGTACCAATAATGGTGATAGTAAGTAA